A DNA window from Plasmodium vinckei vinckei genome assembly, chromosome: PVVCY_02 contains the following coding sequences:
- a CDS encoding calcium-transporting ATPase, putative, with amino-acid sequence MEDILKYAHIYNVEDVLKAVKVDENRGLSENEIRKRIMQYGFNELEVEKKKGIFELILNQFDDLLVKILLLAAFVSFALTLLDMKDNEVALCDFIEPVVILMILILNAAVGVWQECNAEKSLEALKQLQPTKAKVLREGKWEVIDSKYLTVGDIIELSVGNKTPADARIIKIFSTSIKAEQSMLTGESCSVDKYAEKLDDSLKNCEIQLKKNILFSSTAIVAGRCIAVVIKIGMKTEIGNIQHAVIESNNEETDTPLQIKIDSFGKQLSKIIFIICVTVWIINFKHFSDPVHESFLYGCLYYFKISVALAVAAIPEGLPAVITTCLALGTRRMVKKNAIVRKLQSVETLGCTTVICSDKTGTLTTNQMTATVFHIFRESNTLKEYQLCQRGETYFFYETNTNQNDEEDSFFKKLKEEENEESDYKKKISKNVTHDEEDSSDEREPLINMKSNVNTIISRGSRIIDDKINKYNYSDYDYHFYMCLCNCNEASILCNSNNKIVKTFGDSTELALLHFVHNFNIIPNNSKNNKMKTEYEKLNSGSKKYSDADTDCDSLYSSEKKTKVSDKKSEPSFPSECITAWRNECTTMRIIEFTRERKLMSVIVENNKNEYILYCKGAPENIINRCKYYMSKNDVRTLNDSLKNEILNKIKNMGKRALRTLSFAYKKVKANDINIKNAEDYYKLEYDLIYIGGLGIIDPPRKHVGKAISLCHLAGIRVFMITGDNIDTAKAIAKEIHILNNDDTDKYSCCFNGREFEELPLEKQKYILKNYQQIVFCRTEPKHKKNIVKILKDLGETVAMTGDGVNDAPALKSADIGIAMGINGTQVAKEASDIVLADDNFNTIVEAIKEGRCIYNNMKAFIRYLISSNIGEVASIFITAILGIPDSLAPVQLLWVNLVTDGLPATALGFNPPEHDVMKCKPRHRNDNLINGLTLLRYIIIGTYVGIATVSIFVYWFVFYPDMDNHTLINFYQLSHYNQCKTWENFKVNKVYGMSEDLCSYFSAGKVKASTLSLSVLVLIEMFNALNALSEYNSLFVLPPWRNMYLVFATIGSLFLHCLIIYFPPLARIFGVVPLNLHDWFLVFLWSFPVIIIDEIIKFYAKKQLNEELGYGKKLKTH; translated from the exons atggaagatattttgaaatatgcacatatatataatgtagaAGATGTTTTGAAAGCAGTAAAAGTAGATGAAAATCGGGGTTTATccgaaaatgaaataagaAAGAGAATAATGCAATATGGGTTCAACGAATTGGAAgtagagaaaaaaaaaggaatttttgaattaatattaaatcaaTTTGATGATTTATTAGTAAAGATATTACTATTAGCAGCTTTTGTTAGTTTTGCACTAACATTACTAGATATGAAAGATAATGAAGTAGCTTTATGTGATTTTATAGAACCCGTTGTTATATTAATGATACTTATATTAAATGCAGCTGTTGGGGTATGGCAAGAATGTAATGCAGAAAAATCGTTAGAAGCATTAAAACAATTACAACCAACAAAGGCAAAAGTATTGAGAGAAGGTAAATGGGAAGTTATAGatagtaaatatttaaCAGTTGGTGATATAATTGAATTAAGCGTTGGTAATAAAACACCAGCAGATGCTcgaattataaaaatattttcaacaaGTATTAAAGCAGAACAAAGTATGTTAACTGGTGAATCATGTTCTGTTGATAAATATGCAGAAAAATTAGATGactcattaaaaaattgtgaaattcaattaaaaaaaaatatattattttcttctacAGCTATTGTAGCAGGTAGATGTATAGCTGTTGTAATTAAAATTGGTATGAAAACTGAAATAGGTAATATACAACATGCAGTTATAGAAtcaaataatgaagaaacAGATACACcattacaaataaaaattgattCCTTTGGAAAACAATTatctaaaattatatttattatatgtgtaACAGTTTggattattaattttaaacatttttcagATCCAGTACAtgaatcatttttatatggatgtttatattatttcaaaataagTGTAGCATTAGCTGTTGCTGCAATTCCTGAGGGATTACCAGCAGTTATTACTACATGTTTAGCATTAGGAACCAGACGGAtggttaaaaaaaatgctattGTAAGAAAATTGCAAAGTGTTGAAACATTAGGTTGTACCACTGTTATATGTTCTGATAAAACAGGAACATTAACAACAAACCAAATGACAGCTACTGTTTTTCACATATTTAGAGAATCAAATACATTAAAAGAATATCAACTATGCCAAAGAGGAGAAACATACTTCTTTTATGAAACTAATACTAATCAAAATGATGAAGAggattcattttttaaaaaattaaaagaagaagaaaatgaagaatctgattataaaaaaaaaataagtaaaaatGTAACACATGATGAGGAGGATTCAAGTGATGAAAGAGAAccattaataaatatgaaatcTAATGTAAATACAATTATAAGTAGAGGTAGTAGAATTAttgatgataaaataaataaatataattactCTGATTAtgattatcatttttatatgtgtTTATGTAATTGTAATGAAGCTAgtattttatgtaatagcaataataaaattgttaaaaCATTTGGAGATAGTACCGAATTGGCTTTACTTCATTTTGTtcacaattttaatataattcctaataattcaaaaaataataaaatgaaaacggaatatgaaaaattaaatagtggaagcaaaaaatatagtgaTGCAGATACAGATTGTGATTCTTTATATAgtagtgaaaaaaaaacaaaagttTCAGATAAAAAATCAGAACCATCATTTCCAAGTGAATGTATAACTGCATGGAGGAATGAATGTACAACAATGAGAATTATTGAATTTACTCGTGAAAGAAAATTAATGAGTGTAATtgtagaaaataataaaaacgaatatattttatattgtaaAGGTGCAccagaaaatattataaatagatgtaaatattatatgtctAAAAATGATGTACGCACATTAAATGATTCtttgaaaaatgaaattttaaataaaattaaaaatatgggaAAAAGAGCTTTAAGAACTTTAAGTtttgcatataaaaaagttaaagctaatgatattaatataaaaaatgctgaagattattataaattagaatatgatttaatttatattggAGGATTAGGTATAATTGACCCTCCAAGGAAGCATGTAGGAAAAGCTATTAGTTTATGCCATTTAGCAGGTATTCGTGTTTTTATGATCACTGGTGATAATATTGATACTGCAAAAGCTATTGCTAAagaaatacatatattgaATAATGATGATACTGATAAATATAGTTGTTGCTTTAATGGACGTGAATTTGAAGAACTACCTttagaaaaacaaaaatatattttaaaaaattatcagcAAATAGTATTTTGTAGAACCGAGccaaaacataaaaaaaatattgttaaaattttaaaagattTAGGAGAAACTGTTGCTATGACAGGTGATGGAGTAAATGATGCACCTGCTCTCAAATCAGCTGATATAGGTATTGCTATGGGTATTAATGGAACTCAAGTTGCTAAAGAAGCTTCAGATATTGTTTTAGCTgatgataattttaatactaTTGTTGAAGCTATTAAAGAAGGACgatgtatatataacaatatgAAAGCTTTTATACGATATCTTATAAGTAGTAATATTGGAGAAGTCGCTTCGATTTTCATTACTGCTATCTTGGGTATTCCCGATAGTTTGGCTCCCGTCCAGTTGCTCTGGGTCAACTTGGTGACTGATGGTCTGCCTGCCACTGCTCTCG GATTCAACCCCCCCGAGCACGACGTGATGAAATGCAAGCCCCGACACAGGAACGACAACTTAATAAACGGACTAACATTGCTcagatatataattataggTACATACGTTGGAATAGCTACAGTATCAATCTTTGTATATTGGTTTGTGTTTTACCCAGATATGGATAACCAtactttaataaatttttatcaactTTCTCACTACAACCAATGTAAAACATGGGAAAACTTTAAAGTAAATAAAGTGTATGGTATGTCCGAGGATTTATGCTCTTACTTTTCTGCTGGCAAAGTCAAG gCAAGCACTTTATCATTATCCGTTTTAGTTTTAATTGAAATGTTTAATGCACTTAATGCACTTAGCGAGTATAACTCCTTATTTGTGCTTCCGCCATGGAGAAACATGTACTTAGTATTTGCAACAATAGGATctttatttcttcattgTTTGATAATATACTTTCCACCATTAGCTCGAATATTTGGGGTTGTGCCACTTAATTTACACGATTGGTTTTTAGTATTTTTATGGTCCTTCcctgtaataataattgatGAGATCATCAAATTCTATGCAAAAAAACAACTAAACGAAGAACTCGGATATGGCAAAAAGTTGAAGACACACTAA